Proteins found in one Microbacterium sp. LWS13-1.2 genomic segment:
- a CDS encoding EamA family transporter, whose amino-acid sequence MTTPAILLVVAGLACQEVGASIAVLLFPQVGPLGMVMLRLIFSAIVLLLIARPRVRGHSRADWTGVVLFGLVLALMNGLFYLALERLPLGVTVTIEVLGPLVLSIVAARRASAWLWAVLALVGVVALGGGGWDRLDPLGVLFALGAAGSWAFYILASARVGRAFPKLDGLALAMTVGAVIALPFGIADAGAALLRPEIVALGAAVALLSSTIPYAFELIALRRLPAAVFAILMSLAPATAALAGFIFLGQHMTWLEIAGIGLVIAASIGAVRSSSRAASEAAEPLA is encoded by the coding sequence GTGACGACGCCGGCCATCCTGCTTGTGGTCGCGGGCCTGGCGTGTCAGGAGGTCGGCGCGTCGATCGCGGTGCTGCTGTTCCCGCAGGTGGGGCCTCTCGGCATGGTGATGCTGCGGCTCATCTTCTCCGCGATCGTGCTGCTGCTCATCGCGCGTCCCCGGGTGCGCGGACACTCCCGCGCCGACTGGACCGGGGTCGTCCTCTTCGGGCTCGTGCTCGCCCTGATGAACGGCCTGTTCTACCTGGCCCTCGAGCGTCTGCCCCTCGGCGTCACCGTGACCATCGAGGTGCTCGGTCCGCTCGTGCTGTCGATCGTCGCCGCGCGCCGGGCATCGGCGTGGCTGTGGGCGGTGCTCGCCCTCGTCGGCGTCGTGGCGCTGGGGGGAGGTGGCTGGGACCGCCTGGACCCGCTGGGCGTGCTGTTCGCGCTCGGCGCCGCGGGCAGCTGGGCGTTCTACATCCTGGCGTCGGCGCGCGTGGGCAGGGCCTTCCCCAAGCTCGACGGGCTCGCCCTGGCGATGACGGTCGGAGCGGTCATCGCGCTCCCGTTCGGCATCGCGGATGCCGGAGCCGCCCTCCTGCGCCCCGAGATCGTCGCGCTCGGCGCGGCGGTCGCCCTCCTCTCGTCGACGATCCCGTACGCGTTCGAGCTGATCGCCCTCCGGCGCCTGCCGGCCGCCGTGTTCGCGATCCTGATGAGCCTCGCGCCCGCCACAGCAGCGCTCGCGGGCTTCATATTCCTCGGCCAACATATGACGTGGCTCGAGATCGCCGGCATCGGCCTCGTCATCGCCGCGAGCATCGGCGCGGTGCGCT
- a CDS encoding DUF2470 domain-containing protein, which produces MTHLFDDDALTGVLGHMNGDHGDDNLLITRAFAADAGIATAEITSSVMTGFDGDRGVWQATLADGSTAEVAVPWPSGAISERREVRREIVALYDEACRRLDVEPRPHA; this is translated from the coding sequence ATGACCCACCTCTTCGACGACGATGCCCTCACGGGCGTGCTCGGCCACATGAACGGCGACCACGGCGACGACAACCTTCTGATCACGCGGGCGTTCGCCGCGGACGCGGGGATCGCGACGGCCGAGATCACGTCTTCGGTCATGACCGGGTTCGATGGCGACCGCGGGGTGTGGCAGGCGACGCTCGCGGACGGCTCGACGGCCGAGGTCGCAGTGCCGTGGCCGTCGGGGGCGATCTCGGAGCGCCGTGAGGTGCGCCGCGAGATCGTCGCGCTGTACGACGAGGCGTGCCGGCGGCTCGATGTCGAGCCGAGACCGCACGCCTAG
- a CDS encoding cytochrome c oxidase assembly protein — MNPRALRAVGPTILVVAALAVMVWALAFGGGAAPLAIADPGPWVRWGLPTAKLVVNLSAAGMVGVLVTALFALRAGEREFDIALDTASISAAVFTMAAAATGFLTFIDAFNPVISIGPEFGAQLGRYIVETEVGRTWLITTLAGAALTVLTFAVRSWTATFFVALLAAASLVPMGTQGHSGEEAFHHEAMTALILHILAAAVWLGGLLLVVIVRPLQSREGSASTVARYSSIALAAFAVVAVSGTVRAAIGLRDWSALLSPYGVILGVKVLALIVLGLFGAWYRTRLIGRMRETERAARSFWTLVGFELVLMGAASGAAAALARTPPPVAPLIPETPTPAERLTDAPLPPELTLDRWLTSWNIDLLWAIVAGFAIFFYLVGVWRLRRRGDAWPVYRTIMWVAGWLLLVWVTGGVINVYQDYLFSMHMVGHMLLTMAIPLLLVPGAPITLAARAIHKRDDGTRGGREWLLWAVHSPVARVLTNPFIAAGLFVGSLWVFYYTELFRWSLYDHLGHEWMIAHFLITGYLFVMSLIGIDPVPYRLPYPGRLLLLIGVMAMHAFFGIAIMMQEGLMIAEWFGAMGRTWGATPLEDQYTGGGIAWSIGEIPTLILAITVAIQWSRSDDRETKRRDRHADRTGDAELEAYNARLAALAERDARTRG; from the coding sequence GTGAACCCCCGCGCGCTGCGGGCCGTCGGGCCCACGATCCTCGTCGTCGCCGCGCTCGCGGTGATGGTGTGGGCGCTGGCCTTCGGCGGCGGCGCCGCGCCCCTCGCGATCGCCGATCCCGGGCCGTGGGTGCGCTGGGGGCTGCCGACGGCGAAGCTCGTCGTCAACCTCTCGGCCGCCGGCATGGTCGGCGTGCTGGTCACCGCGCTCTTCGCCCTGCGCGCCGGCGAGCGCGAGTTCGACATCGCCCTCGACACCGCCTCGATCTCGGCGGCGGTGTTCACGATGGCCGCCGCAGCGACCGGGTTCCTGACCTTCATCGACGCGTTCAACCCCGTCATCAGCATCGGCCCCGAGTTCGGCGCCCAGCTCGGCCGCTACATCGTCGAGACCGAGGTCGGCCGTACGTGGCTCATCACCACCCTCGCCGGCGCCGCCCTCACGGTGCTGACCTTCGCCGTGCGGTCGTGGACCGCCACCTTCTTCGTCGCACTGCTGGCGGCGGCATCCCTCGTCCCCATGGGCACCCAGGGCCACTCCGGCGAGGAGGCCTTCCATCACGAGGCGATGACGGCCCTGATCCTGCACATCCTCGCGGCCGCGGTGTGGCTCGGCGGACTGCTGCTCGTGGTGATCGTACGGCCCCTCCAGTCGCGCGAAGGCAGTGCCTCGACGGTCGCGCGCTACTCGAGCATCGCGCTCGCCGCCTTCGCGGTCGTCGCGGTGTCGGGCACGGTGCGCGCCGCGATCGGGCTGCGGGACTGGTCGGCGCTGCTGTCGCCCTACGGCGTGATCCTCGGCGTGAAGGTGCTTGCGCTGATCGTGCTGGGGCTGTTCGGCGCCTGGTACCGCACGCGGCTGATCGGTCGCATGCGGGAAACCGAACGGGCCGCGCGGTCGTTCTGGACCCTCGTCGGATTCGAGCTCGTGCTGATGGGCGCCGCGAGCGGAGCGGCGGCCGCCCTCGCCCGCACGCCCCCGCCGGTCGCCCCCCTCATCCCCGAGACGCCGACACCGGCAGAGCGCCTCACCGATGCCCCGCTGCCGCCCGAGCTGACGCTGGACCGCTGGCTCACGTCGTGGAACATCGACCTGCTGTGGGCGATCGTCGCCGGCTTCGCGATCTTCTTCTACCTCGTCGGAGTCTGGCGGCTGCGTCGCCGCGGCGACGCATGGCCGGTGTACCGCACCATCATGTGGGTGGCCGGCTGGCTGCTGCTCGTCTGGGTCACCGGCGGCGTCATCAACGTGTACCAGGACTATCTGTTCAGCATGCACATGGTCGGGCACATGCTGCTCACCATGGCCATCCCGCTGCTGCTGGTGCCGGGAGCGCCGATCACGCTCGCCGCGCGGGCGATCCACAAGCGCGACGACGGCACGCGCGGCGGCCGTGAGTGGCTCCTGTGGGCGGTGCACTCGCCGGTCGCCCGCGTGCTGACCAACCCCTTCATCGCCGCCGGCCTGTTCGTCGGTTCGCTCTGGGTCTTCTACTACACCGAACTGTTCCGGTGGTCGCTGTACGACCACCTCGGGCACGAGTGGATGATCGCGCACTTCCTCATCACGGGCTACCTCTTCGTGATGAGCCTCATCGGCATCGACCCGGTCCCCTACCGCCTGCCCTATCCCGGCCGGCTGCTGCTCCTCATCGGCGTCATGGCCATGCACGCGTTCTTCGGCATCGCGATCATGATGCAGGAGGGCCTCATGATCGCGGAGTGGTTCGGCGCGATGGGCCGCACCTGGGGCGCCACGCCGCTGGAGGACCAGTACACCGGCGGCGGCATCGCGTGGTCGATCGGCGAGATCCCGACCCTCATCCTCGCCATCACCGTCGCGATCCAGTGGAGCCGCAGCGACGACCGCGAGACCAAGCGCCGCGATCGGCATGCCGACCGCACCGGCGACGCCGAGCTCGAGGCGTACAACGCCCGCCTCGCCGCCCTCGCCGAGCGCGACGCGCGCACCCGCGGCTGA
- a CDS encoding MerR family transcriptional regulator — translation MKSSLSIGDTAARFSLPTHVLRHWEDVGLLHPQRDSGDRRRYGDDDLVRIGVIVRSKSAGMSLEQIGVLLDAQAPERHRVLEEHLADLARRMADMERSRLMTEHALNCRSHDITTCPRFRAIMDEVVAGTGTWREAETPVDNDAHSTDHGAHGRDAAAAR, via the coding sequence ATGAAGTCAAGTCTGTCGATCGGGGATACCGCGGCCCGGTTCTCGCTGCCCACGCACGTGCTGCGCCACTGGGAGGACGTGGGCCTGCTGCATCCGCAGCGCGACAGCGGCGACCGGCGGCGCTACGGCGACGACGACCTGGTGCGAATCGGCGTGATCGTGCGCAGCAAGAGCGCGGGCATGAGCCTGGAGCAGATCGGCGTGCTGCTCGACGCGCAGGCGCCCGAGCGCCATCGGGTGCTCGAGGAGCACCTCGCCGACCTCGCGCGGCGGATGGCCGACATGGAGCGATCGCGCCTGATGACCGAGCACGCCCTGAACTGCCGCTCGCACGACATCACCACGTGCCCGCGGTTCCGGGCGATCATGGACGAGGTCGTGGCGGGCACGGGCACCTGGCGCGAGGCCGAGACGCCTGTGGACAACGACGCGCACTCCACCGATCACGGCGCGCACGGCCGCGATGCGGCGGCGGCTCGTTAG
- a CDS encoding serine hydrolase domain-containing protein — translation MRTRSTRRRAIAVIAGAIASALLLAGCSFGGEVEPDLPPQAAASLPDETVQRLTDAVTHAMGTTGSSGAIVGVWAPWSGTWVAGLGTQRPDGGGDVTADLVFRAGKVTRAMTCDVLFQVAADGKVKLNDSVTQYVSGVPDLADITLLELCDGTSGIGSYAGQLYSSWIANPAREWDPRYLASFGLGQPRSGEPGTAYRDSDAGYLLLGLALERATDMTAAQLIQTYVADPLGLDATALGDLPAEGVLKGGQSVNTPEGALDCAAPIDLTAASSSTGFTDAGAVSDIEDLGRYVQALASGALVADDDRFGAPVAVAADGPSWYTADGGAVIAGSLIGQYGKVPGYITAAFADPTTGLTVAVVLNNSAADAAVGEYLAWELAAIASKAPAAAGETVPEAGLPWTPEQYHDAIAGAAVCTPPAT, via the coding sequence ATGCGGACCCGGTCTACACGTCGCCGCGCCATCGCGGTCATCGCCGGCGCCATAGCGTCGGCACTGCTCCTGGCGGGCTGCTCCTTCGGCGGCGAGGTCGAGCCCGACCTGCCTCCGCAGGCGGCGGCCTCCCTGCCCGATGAGACGGTGCAGCGATTGACGGATGCCGTCACCCACGCGATGGGCACCACCGGGTCGTCGGGCGCCATTGTCGGCGTCTGGGCGCCCTGGAGCGGCACCTGGGTGGCGGGCCTCGGCACGCAGCGTCCCGACGGCGGCGGCGATGTCACCGCCGACCTGGTCTTCCGCGCCGGCAAGGTGACCCGGGCCATGACCTGCGACGTACTCTTCCAGGTCGCCGCCGACGGCAAGGTGAAGCTGAACGACAGCGTCACCCAGTACGTGTCGGGCGTTCCCGACCTCGCCGACATCACCCTGCTCGAGCTCTGCGACGGCACGTCGGGCATCGGCTCGTACGCGGGCCAGCTGTACTCGTCGTGGATCGCGAACCCTGCACGCGAGTGGGATCCGCGCTACCTCGCGAGCTTCGGTCTCGGGCAGCCACGCTCGGGCGAACCGGGTACGGCATACCGCGACTCCGATGCCGGCTACCTGCTGCTGGGCCTCGCGCTCGAGCGGGCGACCGACATGACGGCGGCGCAGCTCATCCAGACCTATGTCGCCGATCCGCTCGGCCTCGACGCGACGGCCCTCGGCGACCTCCCCGCGGAGGGCGTGCTGAAGGGCGGGCAGTCCGTCAACACCCCCGAGGGTGCGCTCGACTGCGCGGCCCCGATCGACCTCACGGCCGCGTCCTCGAGCACCGGGTTCACCGATGCCGGCGCCGTCTCCGATATCGAGGATCTCGGCCGCTACGTGCAGGCGCTCGCCTCGGGCGCGCTCGTGGCGGACGACGATCGCTTCGGCGCTCCGGTGGCCGTCGCCGCTGACGGGCCGTCGTGGTACACCGCCGACGGCGGTGCGGTGATCGCCGGATCCCTCATCGGGCAGTACGGCAAGGTGCCCGGCTACATCACCGCCGCCTTCGCCGATCCGACGACGGGGCTGACGGTCGCCGTCGTGCTCAACAACTCCGCCGCCGACGCCGCGGTGGGCGAGTACCTCGCGTGGGAGCTCGCGGCGATCGCGTCGAAGGCGCCCGCGGCGGCCGGCGAGACGGTGCCCGAGGCCGGGCTCCCCTGGACGCCCGAGCAGTACCACGACGCTATCGCCGGCGCGGCGGTGTGCACGCCGCCGGCGACGTAG
- a CDS encoding SulP family inorganic anion transporter: MTAVKGLARWVPAVAVARRYERAWLWPDVRAGIVVTALLIPAGMGYAVVAGLPPETGLYATIVPLLAYAIFGPSRVLVLGPDSALAPIVAAAILPLALGDPARAVALAGLLAIMVGTLLVVGGLVRLGFVTDLLSKPIRVGYLNAIAVIVIVSQLPALLGFSIDASSPWQGAAAIVQEIASGMIDPIAAAFGVGSLVVIYALKALRSRIPGVLVVVVVSTALTALLGISTLLPVVGALPQGLPAPALQGLRLTDIAALALPAAGIALIAFTDTAVLSRTFAARRGDSVDGSQEMAGLGIANIAGGALGGFPVSGSSSRTPVAEQAGARTQLTGVVGALLLIVFILALPGLTQFLPSATLAAVVTSAAISLIDVRGFARFVRIHLVDAVLSLAAFLGVLVFGVLEGIVITIALSFVAFVNRSWRPYKAELGRVQGLRGYHDMSRNPAATRVPGIVIVRFDAPLFFANGAIFDDWVRSRVRAAGDGVRTVILAAEPITDIDTTAADELVELDEYLRVHGIRLVIAEMKSPVVDTLARFGLTDRFSPDRFAPTVGAAVDDVTGTLRGDIAGTRWDAATGRDAPLPDDTGDRPPPEDPPAPET; the protein is encoded by the coding sequence ATGACGGCAGTGAAGGGTCTCGCCCGCTGGGTTCCGGCTGTCGCCGTGGCGCGGAGGTACGAGCGCGCGTGGCTGTGGCCCGACGTGCGGGCGGGCATCGTCGTCACGGCGCTGCTCATCCCCGCGGGGATGGGCTACGCGGTCGTCGCCGGACTGCCGCCGGAGACCGGCCTGTACGCCACGATCGTGCCGCTGCTCGCCTACGCGATCTTCGGACCGTCACGCGTGCTCGTGCTCGGTCCCGACTCGGCACTGGCTCCCATCGTCGCGGCCGCGATCCTCCCGCTCGCGCTCGGCGACCCGGCCCGTGCGGTCGCGCTCGCGGGGCTGCTGGCGATCATGGTCGGGACGCTGCTCGTCGTCGGCGGCCTGGTGCGCCTGGGGTTCGTCACCGATCTGCTGTCCAAGCCGATCCGGGTCGGCTATCTGAACGCCATCGCGGTCATCGTCATCGTGTCGCAGCTGCCGGCGCTGCTCGGATTCTCGATCGACGCATCCTCGCCCTGGCAGGGCGCAGCAGCGATCGTCCAGGAGATCGCCTCGGGAATGATCGACCCGATCGCGGCCGCGTTCGGCGTCGGGTCTCTCGTGGTGATCTACGCACTCAAGGCACTGCGATCGCGGATTCCGGGGGTGCTCGTCGTCGTGGTGGTGTCGACGGCGCTCACGGCGCTGCTCGGCATCTCGACCCTGCTGCCCGTCGTCGGCGCCCTCCCGCAGGGCCTTCCCGCACCCGCGCTGCAGGGCCTCCGGCTGACGGACATCGCCGCCCTGGCACTGCCGGCCGCGGGAATCGCGCTCATCGCGTTCACCGACACCGCCGTGCTCTCGCGCACGTTCGCCGCTCGTCGAGGCGACAGCGTCGACGGGAGCCAGGAGATGGCCGGGCTCGGCATCGCGAACATCGCCGGCGGTGCTCTCGGCGGCTTCCCCGTGTCGGGTTCCTCGTCGCGCACCCCGGTCGCCGAGCAGGCGGGGGCGCGCACTCAGCTCACGGGGGTCGTCGGCGCCCTCCTGCTGATCGTGTTCATCCTCGCCCTGCCGGGGCTCACGCAGTTCCTCCCGTCGGCCACGCTCGCCGCCGTGGTCACGAGCGCCGCGATCAGCCTGATCGACGTCCGCGGCTTCGCCCGGTTCGTTCGGATCCATCTCGTCGACGCGGTGCTCTCACTGGCCGCGTTCCTCGGCGTGCTCGTCTTCGGCGTGCTCGAGGGCATCGTCATCACGATCGCTCTGTCCTTCGTCGCATTCGTGAACCGCTCGTGGCGGCCGTACAAGGCCGAACTGGGGCGTGTGCAGGGCCTGCGGGGCTACCACGACATGTCGCGCAATCCGGCGGCGACCCGTGTTCCCGGGATCGTGATCGTCAGGTTCGACGCGCCCCTGTTCTTCGCGAACGGCGCGATCTTCGACGACTGGGTGCGCTCACGCGTCCGCGCGGCAGGCGACGGCGTACGCACGGTGATCCTCGCGGCCGAGCCCATCACCGATATCGACACCACCGCGGCCGACGAGCTGGTCGAGCTCGACGAGTACCTGCGCGTGCACGGCATCCGTCTCGTGATCGCCGAGATGAAGTCGCCGGTCGTCGACACGCTGGCCAGGTTCGGCCTCACGGACCGCTTCTCGCCCGACCGGTTCGCGCCGACGGTCGGCGCGGCGGTCGACGACGTGACCGGAACGCTGCGCGGCGACATCGCCGGGACGCGATGGGATGCCGCGACCGGGCGGGACGCTCCTCTCCCGGACGACACCGGTGACCGGCCGCCTCCCGAGGACCCACCGGCTCCGGAGACGTAG
- a CDS encoding DEAD/DEAH box helicase produces MNTPPLSPEQEALFRLIEDTRKHVFVTGRAGTGKSTLLQHLAWNTSKQIAVCAPTGVAALNVEGQTIHSLFKLPLGIIGAHDEDQSDATRKLLNAIDTLVIDEISMVNADLMDAIDRSLRKARGRRGEPFGGAQIVMFGDPYQLAPVPPRGDELRYVRDHYRSFWFFDAKVWVGEAASDGILDVGSYGADLNIRELVDIHRQSDPAFKAMLNAVRYGRVTADIAEVLNGTGARTPPDPVDGEHPIITLATRNDIVNNINRRHLGELVGREQTAMAEVSGDFGRGEAAYPADIELKLKVGAQVMFLRNDTGSFREPPRWVNGTIGTVTRISGETVRVDVEGEEFDVEPSVWEKYRYAYDPRSKQLTRDIVAEFTQFPLRLAWAVTIHKSQGKTYDRAIIDLGSGAFAPGQTYVALSRLTSLDGLYLSRPLRPRDIQVDPDVRRFMASAVRGAALS; encoded by the coding sequence GTGAACACCCCGCCGCTGTCCCCCGAGCAGGAGGCGCTGTTCCGGCTCATCGAAGACACCCGCAAGCACGTGTTCGTCACGGGCCGGGCCGGCACCGGCAAGTCGACGCTGCTGCAGCACCTGGCGTGGAACACGAGCAAGCAGATCGCGGTGTGCGCGCCGACCGGCGTCGCGGCGCTGAACGTCGAGGGCCAGACGATCCACTCGCTGTTCAAACTGCCCCTCGGGATCATCGGCGCGCACGACGAGGACCAGTCCGACGCGACCCGCAAGCTGCTCAACGCCATCGACACCCTCGTCATCGACGAGATCTCGATGGTCAACGCCGACCTCATGGACGCGATCGACCGGTCGCTGCGCAAGGCGCGGGGGCGCCGGGGCGAACCCTTCGGCGGCGCGCAGATCGTCATGTTCGGCGACCCGTACCAGCTGGCCCCGGTGCCGCCCCGGGGCGACGAGCTGCGGTACGTGCGCGACCACTACCGCTCGTTCTGGTTCTTCGACGCCAAGGTCTGGGTGGGCGAGGCCGCGAGCGACGGCATCCTCGACGTCGGCTCGTACGGCGCCGACCTCAACATCCGCGAGCTGGTCGACATCCACCGGCAATCCGACCCGGCGTTCAAGGCGATGCTCAATGCCGTGCGGTACGGCCGGGTGACCGCCGACATCGCGGAGGTCCTGAACGGCACCGGTGCGCGCACTCCGCCAGATCCCGTCGACGGTGAGCACCCGATCATCACGCTCGCGACCCGCAACGACATCGTCAACAACATCAACCGCCGGCACCTGGGCGAGCTCGTCGGGCGCGAGCAGACGGCGATGGCGGAGGTCAGTGGCGACTTCGGACGCGGCGAGGCCGCCTACCCGGCCGACATCGAACTCAAGCTCAAGGTCGGCGCCCAGGTGATGTTCCTCCGCAACGACACCGGGTCGTTCCGCGAGCCGCCGCGCTGGGTCAACGGCACGATCGGCACGGTCACCCGGATCTCCGGCGAGACGGTGCGTGTCGACGTCGAGGGCGAGGAGTTCGACGTCGAGCCCTCGGTCTGGGAGAAGTATCGCTACGCGTACGACCCCCGCTCCAAGCAGTTGACCCGCGACATCGTCGCCGAGTTCACCCAGTTCCCGCTGAGGCTCGCCTGGGCGGTCACGATCCACAAGTCGCAGGGCAAGACCTACGACCGCGCGATCATCGACCTCGGCTCCGGAGCCTTCGCGCCCGGCCAGACCTACGTCGCACTGTCGCGGCTGACCTCGCTCGACGGGCTCTACCTCTCGCGACCGCTGCGGCCGCGGGACATCCAGGTCGACCCCGACGTGCGCCGCTTCATGGCGTCCGCCGTGCGCGGCGCGGCGCTGTCGTAG
- a CDS encoding HU family DNA-binding protein, which produces MADKTITKTELVASIASATGQSQSAVSGVLDSLFSTVSDAVAAGSKVSIPGWIAFEQVATSARTGRNPQTGEEIKIPAGKRVKVTAGSKLKAAVK; this is translated from the coding sequence ATGGCCGACAAGACCATCACCAAGACCGAACTCGTCGCGAGCATCGCGAGCGCGACCGGCCAGAGCCAGTCGGCCGTCTCGGGCGTGCTCGACTCCCTCTTCTCCACCGTCTCCGACGCGGTCGCCGCCGGCAGCAAGGTCTCGATCCCGGGCTGGATCGCGTTCGAGCAGGTCGCCACCTCCGCTCGCACCGGCCGCAACCCGCAGACGGGCGAGGAGATCAAGATCCCCGCGGGCAAGCGCGTCAAGGTCACCGCGGGCTCGAAGCTCAAGGCTGCCGTCAAGTAA
- a CDS encoding NAD(P)/FAD-dependent oxidoreductase → MYDVIVIGGGPAGLQAALTIGRMHRSVLLLDSGEYRNATVEHAHNLLTNDGRSPEELRRIARTELAAYDTVEVRAVEVTAVAGAIGGFEVTTTQGLERAHRLVLATGMRDELPAVPGLAEQWGRRVAQCPFCHGHEFAGQRIGILIEGEHGAMIDRMLRPVVASAFIARPADVRAVTEVDGGLELALVGGGAERVAGVFTAATSAQRAPFAEQLGCGILPSGGVEIDPLGRTTVPGVYAGGDMAHLAAVPGPMVSLAAAIASGQLAGASAVRDAIMA, encoded by the coding sequence ATGTACGACGTCATCGTCATCGGCGGCGGCCCCGCAGGCCTCCAGGCCGCCCTCACCATCGGCCGCATGCACCGGAGCGTGCTGCTGCTGGATTCCGGGGAGTACCGCAACGCCACGGTCGAGCACGCGCACAATCTGCTCACCAACGACGGCCGCAGCCCCGAGGAGCTGCGCCGCATCGCCCGCACCGAGCTCGCCGCTTATGACACCGTCGAGGTGCGGGCGGTCGAGGTCACGGCGGTGGCCGGCGCGATCGGCGGCTTCGAAGTCACCACGACGCAGGGGCTGGAGCGCGCCCACCGCCTGGTGCTCGCGACGGGCATGCGCGACGAGCTGCCCGCCGTCCCCGGGCTCGCCGAGCAGTGGGGCCGCCGTGTCGCGCAATGCCCGTTCTGTCACGGCCACGAGTTCGCCGGGCAGCGCATCGGCATCCTCATCGAGGGCGAGCACGGCGCCATGATCGACCGGATGCTGCGTCCCGTCGTCGCGTCCGCGTTCATCGCCCGTCCTGCCGACGTCAGAGCGGTGACCGAGGTGGACGGCGGTCTCGAGCTCGCGCTGGTCGGGGGCGGAGCAGAACGCGTCGCGGGCGTCTTCACGGCTGCGACGTCGGCGCAGCGCGCACCGTTCGCGGAGCAGCTGGGCTGCGGCATCCTGCCGAGCGGGGGTGTGGAGATCGACCCGCTGGGCCGCACGACCGTGCCCGGCGTCTACGCCGGCGGCGACATGGCCCACCTCGCCGCCGTGCCGGGACCGATGGTGTCGCTGGCGGCGGCGATCGCCTCGGGCCAGCTCGCGGGCGCGAGCGCGGTGCGCGACGCGATCATGGCCTGA
- a CDS encoding TetR/AcrR family transcriptional regulator, whose translation MSTTVAATTAAHRPSPARERLLQAATDLFYNEGIHSVGVDRIIEEAGVTRATMYKQFAGKEGLVLAYLEGEDQGLRSLFAQAAEVSDDPDVLLDLVVAGIEQDIRERHTRGCPFINAAAEYPDQGPVRDLIAEHREWFRATLRQLAEGARLRDPEAVAASLVLLRDAALVGGYLDGQDRVGPAFARTARELITAHRS comes from the coding sequence ATGAGCACCACCGTCGCCGCGACCACCGCGGCACATCGTCCGTCGCCCGCCCGCGAGCGGCTTCTCCAGGCGGCGACCGACCTCTTCTACAACGAGGGCATCCACTCGGTCGGCGTCGATCGCATCATCGAAGAGGCGGGTGTGACCCGTGCCACGATGTACAAGCAGTTCGCCGGCAAAGAGGGTCTCGTGCTCGCCTACCTCGAGGGCGAGGACCAGGGCCTGCGTTCACTCTTCGCCCAGGCGGCAGAGGTCTCGGACGACCCCGACGTGCTGCTGGACCTCGTTGTCGCGGGCATCGAGCAGGACATCCGGGAGCGGCACACGCGCGGGTGCCCGTTCATCAACGCCGCGGCCGAGTACCCCGACCAGGGTCCGGTCCGCGACCTCATCGCCGAACATCGCGAGTGGTTCCGCGCCACTCTCCGCCAGCTCGCCGAGGGCGCCCGGCTGCGCGATCCCGAGGCGGTCGCGGCGTCCCTCGTGCTGTTGCGGGATGCCGCGCTCGTCGGCGGCTATCTCGACGGTCAGGACCGCGTCGGTCCCGCGTTCGCGCGGACGGCACGCGAGCTCATCACGGCGCACCGAAGCTGA
- a CDS encoding biliverdin-producing heme oxygenase, with protein MSDPIPFSTALRERSSSSHSSSEHSGFMADLMKGEGTRDDYVALVAQHWFIYEALERTAGQMRNDPVAAVFISDKLTRLPALEADLEFLVGPDWRERIQALPTTQRYVDRINEVGATWAGGFVAHHYTRYLGDLSGGQFIGRLMARRFGFDTNGIGFYLFQDIADPKAFKDVYREQLDAAPWDAAEQERVIDEVLLAYRFNTELFEDLAQAKAAQVA; from the coding sequence ATGAGCGACCCGATCCCGTTCTCCACCGCGCTGCGCGAGCGCTCGAGCAGCTCGCACTCGTCGAGCGAGCACTCCGGCTTCATGGCCGACCTCATGAAGGGGGAGGGCACGCGCGACGACTACGTCGCGCTCGTTGCCCAGCACTGGTTCATCTACGAGGCGCTCGAGCGCACGGCGGGCCAGATGCGCAACGACCCCGTCGCCGCCGTCTTCATCTCCGACAAGCTCACGCGCCTTCCCGCGCTCGAGGCCGACCTCGAGTTCCTCGTCGGCCCCGACTGGCGCGAACGGATCCAGGCGCTGCCCACCACCCAGCGCTACGTCGATCGCATCAACGAGGTCGGCGCGACCTGGGCCGGCGGCTTCGTCGCCCACCACTACACGCGCTACCTCGGCGACCTGTCGGGCGGTCAGTTCATCGGCCGGCTGATGGCCCGCCGGTTCGGGTTCGACACGAACGGCATCGGCTTCTACCTGTTCCAGGACATCGCAGATCCGAAGGCGTTCAAAGACGTCTATCGCGAGCAGCTCGACGCCGCCCCGTGGGATGCCGCCGAGCAGGAGCGCGTGATCGACGAGGTCCTGCTCGCCTACCGCTTCAACACCGAGCTCTTCGAGGACCTCGCCCAGGCGAAGGCCGCGCAGGTCGCCTGA